One region of Pseudomonas alvandae genomic DNA includes:
- a CDS encoding DMT family transporter, which translates to MPIHIVFLVLFAALLHASWNALLRGGADRLWSMTVMCIAIAITCVVAAAFMVPPAVESWGYALLSALLHVGYNLFLVRSYRVGDLGQIYPISRGSSPALITLGAAIFAGENITPGEMLGIALVSGGIISLAFRGRSLSVPSLPYALGTGCFIAAYSVVDGMGARLSGAPLSYTVWMCALWGVLMPAVYIGLRDARSLFSLRPGTLSALVGGLVSLLAYGIVIYAMNEAPLGAVSALRETSVLFALLIGYAFLGEALTTRRILACAVIASGTLIIG; encoded by the coding sequence ATGCCTATCCATATCGTTTTCCTGGTTCTTTTCGCCGCGCTCCTGCATGCCAGTTGGAACGCATTGCTGCGTGGCGGTGCCGATCGGCTGTGGTCGATGACGGTGATGTGCATCGCCATCGCCATCACCTGTGTCGTCGCCGCAGCGTTCATGGTGCCGCCAGCGGTTGAAAGTTGGGGCTATGCCCTGCTTTCGGCGTTGCTGCATGTCGGCTACAACCTGTTCCTGGTGCGCAGCTACAGGGTCGGCGACCTGGGGCAGATCTATCCCATCTCCCGTGGATCGTCGCCGGCGCTGATTACTTTGGGTGCCGCCATTTTTGCCGGGGAGAACATCACCCCCGGCGAGATGCTGGGGATTGCGCTGGTATCGGGCGGCATTATCTCGCTGGCCTTCAGGGGCCGCAGCCTGTCAGTCCCCAGCTTGCCCTACGCGCTGGGAACCGGCTGCTTCATCGCGGCCTACAGCGTCGTCGACGGCATGGGTGCCCGGCTCTCCGGCGCTCCGCTTTCCTACACGGTGTGGATGTGCGCCTTATGGGGCGTGCTGATGCCGGCCGTTTACATCGGCCTGCGCGACGCCCGCAGCTTGTTTTCGCTACGCCCCGGAACATTGTCCGCGCTGGTCGGCGGACTGGTCTCGCTGCTCGCCTATGGCATCGTCATCTACGCGATGAACGAAGCGCCCTTGGGCGCGGTATCGGCACTGCGCGAAACCAGCGTGCTGTTCGCGTTGCTGATTGGCTACGCGTTCCTCGGCGAGGCACTCACCACCCGCCGGATCCTGGCGTGCGCAGTGATCGCCAGCGGCACCCTCATCATTGGCTAG
- a CDS encoding SDR family oxidoreductase — MDNVSPAPLILITGGSRGVGAATARLAAAKGYDVAISYVANEPAALAVVADVQALGRRALAVRADSADPGQVDELFKAIDRAFGRIDVLVNNAGVLSTQSRLEDLGFERMQRIFAVNSIGPILCAQQAVKRMAYRHNGPGGVVINISSASARLGSPHEYVDYAASKGALETFTIGFAKEVAREGIRVNCIRPGHIYTDMHASGGEPGRVDRVKDSIPMGRGGQPEEVARAILWLASAEASFVTGTFLDVTGGK; from the coding sequence ATGGATAACGTCTCGCCCGCACCGCTGATCCTGATAACCGGTGGAAGTCGCGGGGTGGGCGCCGCCACCGCCCGGCTCGCCGCCGCAAAAGGTTATGACGTCGCGATCAGCTACGTCGCCAACGAGCCCGCGGCGCTGGCGGTGGTGGCGGATGTGCAAGCGCTGGGACGCCGGGCGCTGGCCGTTCGGGCCGACAGCGCCGACCCTGGGCAGGTCGATGAACTGTTCAAGGCCATCGACCGGGCGTTCGGGCGGATCGACGTGCTGGTCAACAATGCCGGGGTGCTGTCCACCCAGTCACGCCTGGAGGACCTCGGCTTTGAACGCATGCAGCGCATCTTTGCGGTCAACTCCATCGGTCCGATCCTCTGCGCCCAGCAAGCGGTGAAGCGCATGGCCTACCGGCACAACGGCCCAGGCGGCGTGGTGATCAACATCTCTTCAGCCTCGGCGCGCCTTGGCAGTCCTCACGAATACGTCGACTACGCCGCGTCAAAAGGCGCCCTGGAGACGTTCACCATCGGGTTCGCCAAAGAGGTGGCTCGGGAAGGCATCCGCGTCAACTGCATTCGCCCCGGGCACATCTACACCGACATGCACGCCAGCGGCGGCGAGCCGGGGCGGGTCGATCGGGTCAAGGACTCGATTCCCATGGGCCGGGGCGGCCAGCCGGAGGAGGTGGCGCGGGCGATTCTGTGGCTGGCGAGCGCGGAGGCGTCGTTCGTGACCGGGACCTTTCTTGATGTGACCGGGGGGAAATGA
- a CDS encoding zinc-dependent alcohol dehydrogenase: MKALRWHGKKDIRCDDHLPDPTIEDPRDAIIKVTSCAICGSDLHLYDGFMPGMKHGDIMGHEFMGEVVDVGSANKKLKIGDRVVVPFTICCGECDQCRRGNFSVCERSNRNKDLADKAFGHTTAGLFGYTHLTGGYPGGQAEYVRVPYADFTPVVIPEGLTDEQVLFLGDIFPTGWQAAVQCDIQPTDTVAIWGAGPVGQFTVRSAVILGARQVVCIDNVPERLAMAKAGGAITINFDEESVLDRLAELTAGKGPEKCIDAVGMESHATRSFDSIYDRVKQAVMLESDRPHVLREMMYVCRPAGTLSIPGVYGGLIDKIPFGAAMNKGLTFKMGQTHVNRWTDDLLKRIQEGQIDPSFVITHTVSLEDGPDMYNTFRDKKDGCVKVVLKP; the protein is encoded by the coding sequence GTGAAAGCGCTACGCTGGCATGGAAAGAAAGACATCCGTTGTGATGACCATCTCCCCGATCCCACGATAGAAGACCCGCGAGACGCGATTATCAAGGTGACGTCGTGCGCCATTTGCGGCTCGGACCTGCACCTGTATGACGGTTTCATGCCCGGCATGAAGCATGGCGACATCATGGGCCATGAGTTCATGGGTGAAGTGGTGGATGTGGGTTCGGCCAACAAGAAGTTGAAGATCGGCGATCGCGTCGTGGTGCCCTTTACGATTTGTTGTGGTGAATGCGATCAATGCCGGCGGGGTAACTTTTCTGTTTGCGAGCGCAGCAACCGCAACAAGGACTTGGCCGACAAGGCCTTCGGTCACACCACGGCGGGTCTGTTTGGCTATACCCACCTCACCGGCGGCTACCCCGGGGGGCAAGCCGAATACGTGCGCGTGCCTTATGCCGACTTTACGCCGGTGGTGATTCCCGAGGGGCTTACCGATGAGCAGGTATTGTTTCTTGGGGACATCTTCCCCACCGGCTGGCAAGCCGCCGTGCAATGCGATATCCAGCCCACCGACACCGTGGCCATCTGGGGCGCCGGACCGGTCGGCCAGTTCACGGTGCGCAGCGCGGTGATCCTCGGGGCCAGGCAAGTGGTGTGCATCGACAACGTGCCCGAGCGCCTGGCGATGGCGAAAGCCGGTGGCGCCATCACCATCAACTTCGATGAAGAAAGCGTGCTGGACCGCCTGGCCGAGTTGACGGCTGGCAAGGGGCCCGAGAAGTGCATCGATGCGGTGGGCATGGAGTCCCATGCGACCCGTTCGTTCGACTCCATCTACGATCGGGTCAAGCAAGCGGTGATGCTGGAATCCGACCGCCCCCACGTGCTGCGGGAAATGATGTACGTCTGCCGCCCCGCCGGGACGCTGTCCATTCCCGGGGTGTATGGCGGCTTGATCGACAAGATTCCATTCGGCGCCGCCATGAACAAGGGCCTGACTTTCAAGATGGGGCAGACCCACGTCAATCGCTGGACCGACGACCTGCTCAAGCGCATCCAGGAAGGGCAGATCGACCCGAGCTTCGTCATCACCCACACCGTGAGCCTTGAAGACGGACCGGACATGTACAACACCTTCCGGGACAAGAAAGACGGCTGCGTGAAAGTGGTGCTCAAGCCCTGA
- a CDS encoding GNAT family N-acetyltransferase, which produces MDVGLAHAIEAAEGEYLYSRVESLLRISGNPFGARVFFNEAFPCFQVKASASPMFNRIYGDSTDSPQPLLSLLMESAEYSTVTPLIGKTSTLKQYVFVRERRLERLKGWTHLQLACAIKDVVLSPHSFEVEEATSHTLPEFAAVHASGFHTKPEHRQLSQASFAGLLSNDRLKIYVLKADGEVVAGALMYLASNGVAYLGTAATRKDARGLGYHGALISHRIEQAMKHGCLVIAATALPSSQSRRNLEHTGLATSHVQALYRLADN; this is translated from the coding sequence ATGGATGTTGGATTGGCTCATGCAATCGAGGCCGCTGAAGGCGAGTATTTGTATTCCCGCGTTGAGAGCTTGTTACGGATAAGCGGAAATCCTTTCGGTGCCCGCGTGTTTTTCAACGAAGCTTTTCCCTGCTTTCAAGTGAAAGCATCAGCCAGCCCGATGTTCAATCGCATCTACGGCGACAGTACCGACAGCCCCCAACCACTGTTGAGCTTGCTCATGGAATCAGCGGAATATTCGACCGTAACGCCTCTTATCGGGAAGACCTCGACGTTGAAGCAGTACGTTTTTGTAAGGGAGAGGCGATTAGAACGCCTGAAGGGTTGGACGCACCTGCAACTCGCGTGCGCCATCAAGGACGTGGTCTTGAGCCCCCACTCGTTTGAGGTCGAGGAGGCCACCTCACACACGCTTCCTGAGTTCGCAGCTGTGCATGCGAGCGGATTTCATACCAAGCCAGAGCATCGTCAGTTGAGCCAGGCCTCTTTTGCAGGGCTACTGTCAAATGATCGTCTGAAAATCTACGTCCTTAAAGCTGATGGAGAGGTAGTTGCAGGAGCGTTGATGTACCTGGCCAGCAATGGGGTTGCCTACCTCGGGACGGCTGCCACCCGAAAAGATGCACGAGGCTTGGGCTACCATGGCGCCCTGATATCTCACCGGATAGAGCAAGCAATGAAGCACGGCTGTTTGGTGATCGCCGCAACGGCTCTTCCCAGCTCGCAAAGTCGCCGTAACTTGGAGCACACGGGGCTGGCGACATCTCACGTTCAAGCGCTGTATCGCTTGGCGGATAATTGA